Sequence from the Penaeus vannamei isolate JL-2024 chromosome 25, ASM4276789v1, whole genome shotgun sequence genome:
TAATTgcaattttctccctcccccccatccactacgacccttctctccccttgccccccacccccccaccccaacccaccccaagcaGCCTCCTACACCTGGTACCTACTTCACCTACTATTCCCCTTGATAATGTTGACTAAACAAACCGTTTACTCTCTTGAATAATATAAACCATATCCCTCTTCATATCTGTAACATCATTCATCTTACTCTCTTTAATAACATTTACTTGCTCTCTTTAATAACATTTACTCACACTCTTTAataacattttttccccttcctaaaCTCATTAAATTTTCGTCAAGTGCTATTTCTCTTCCTGGCAGGTACACAGCGCAGGTGGGTCCTCTCTCACTGCACGAGGAATCACCCTCTGTATCATATTGCttatatttcataataataataataataagtgataataatgataataataataataataataataataataataataataataataataataataataataataataataataataataataataataataactgtgataataatgataatatcaacgacaataatgataataacaacgacaataatgataataacaacgacaataatgataataattggatgTGTGGTAGTAGCTTCACCTTTAGTTAAGTTACAGCTGTTTGTTGTGCAAAGTCTGCAAGACTGCTAGGCGAGTACTCTGGAACTGCACTTCATAGAgcgcgcacgtgtatgtgtgtgtgtgtttgtaaatacgtGTGGAAGCACCATAAGTACGATTTCtatatcctcccccttccatctctaaaTTATATTTATTCTGGACACATTTTCTACCACAATGGATCTACCAACCGCCGACACACCGCCAAAAGGCAATCGCAACCCCCATAGTTCCAATTCTACTCACCAGATGGCATCAGGATCCGCATGCGACATCCCCCCATAGATGGCAGCACCGACGCTCTTCAAATAAGCCGGGTCGTTCGAGGCGGGAGTCATTTCGTTGAAGGTGTCGCAGTTGTAAATGTGATCGGTCCCGAACTCGCTCGTGATCTGGAATGCGTaagaggaaagatgagggaaagaaagagaaagggtgttaGTGTAAACGAATGGGCAAATATAGGCATGAATCCCTGCATTTGTatgcagtgtgtgtatatgtgtgtgtgtgagtgtgtgtgtgtgtgtgtgtgtgtgtgtgtgtgtgtgtgtgtgtgtgtgtatgtgtgtgtgtgcgtgtgtgtgtgtgtgtgtgtgtgtgtgtgtgtgtgtgtgtgtgtgtgtgtgtgtgtgtgtctatgtgtgtgtgtgtgtgtgtgtgtgtgtgtatttatatatgtgtgtgtgtacatatacatatctatatctatctatctatctatctatctatctatatatatatatatatatatatatatatatatatatatatatatattcatatacatatacataaacatatatatacatatttgtgtgcatatatatacatatatatatatatacatagatatatacatatatatatatatatatatatatatatatatatatatatatatatatgtatgtatgtatgtatgtatgtatgtatatatatatatatgtatttatgtatccaaAAAAGAGTATCTGTGCATATGCTTTTCACTTTGGTAACCTCTTCCATAACCTAACCTCCCGCTCGACCTTATACAACTTGCAATGATTTAACCTTATGCAACACCTGctctcattatcaacattaacaggAAGCGAAGGCCGCCAACCGCAGCCTAATCCTATGCGGTACTTATatataagaaggaagagggaggaggggagggagggagggagggagggagggaggagggagggggagggggaggggagggagggagggtgggagggggggagggagggaggggcctagggagggagggagggaggaagggagagagagagagagagaggaagagagagagagagagagagagagagagagagagagagagagagagagagaagacgggaggaataaagagaaagagagaaggggggatgagagagagagaaggcggggatgagagagagagagagagagagaaggcggagagtgagggagagagagagaaggcggggagtgagagtgagagacagacagagacagagacggaggaagggagaaagacagacagacaaacagagaaaaaaaaatcgcattttctcctctccatccctttcttcactgtccatgagggagagagggagagagagataagatcgatccttctttctcccttcgctgCCTCAGATAGACAGAAATGCTTATTATTCCGGAAAATATGTCACCAGGAATATATTATGGAATATATCGATGTACAGATAACTGAGGAAACAGCCAGAGTGctaagaatagatagagaaatggcaACTAAATTAAACCTATCTATcgacctctatctatctatcaacctacttaCATCGATCTATTgacctatatccatctatctaccgatTTATTAACCTATATCCATATAACTAcctgcctatatctatctacctgcctctatctacctgcctatatcTACCAACCTgcctctatctatcagtcttcctctatctatctatctgcctctatatATCACCCTGCCTCTATCTATCGACCTGAATCTATcaccctacctatctatctctttatctatcattcttaccatcataatcaacacaaacatcaccactattatctttCTCCATCgttagagcgaaagagagagagagaaaagaagagaaagggaaaaagacgaagataaagacgcaaaaatgatagaaagaaagagaaagatgagagagaaaaaatgagggagagaaagacaaaaagagagaaaaacattaagagagaaaatacatggaggtatagagagatataagatgagataaagagatgtaaagagagagaaataaacgaagagaatgaaagaaaaatagaataaaaaagaatgagagaaaaatagaataaaaaagagagaaaaaaataaacgaagagacataaaaagagaatagaaaacggAGAATAGAAAGGCATGAAaccagaaaataagataaaaacagaaagaaatacaaacaaagaagaataaaaagatatacagaggaaaaataagacaaaaagagaaaaaatatcgtAGTGATTTTTATTAAACaacctaaaaaatatatattttaaaaaaggataacaaaaaaacataaaaacaaaatatgacatgacatgacatgaccgaaaaataagacgaagagagagagaaataaaaacacgaacataaacacgaaaataacaaaaaaagaaaaaaggaaaaaagcatataaacaaaaaaacgaaaaagaaaaaaaaaacagaaaagacaacgagagaaaatgtataaaaaagaaaataagaaaaagaaagaaggaaaaaaacaaacagaaaataagataCAAAGAAAATGACATAAACACAGATAATTACACATATAGAAGGTATGacaaataacgagaaaaaaatcaagtcataaagaaaaaaaagaaaaaacataaaataagaaaaaaaagtgaaaaaacataagaacagaaaataagactgagaataaaaataagacataaagaaagaaaaacaaataaaataaagatcagaaaaattataaacaaaaaacaaaaaatcagactgagaaaaaacaaaacaagacataaaaaaataaaacaaacaaaagcaaaataaataaataaaattaaaaaacattaaaaaaacagaaaaccaaacacattctcaaaaaaaaacagaacctcaGACACATTccaaagacagacatagacataaacaaagacaccccctcccccccccttacctcctgaATGAACGCAGACCCAATCTTCAGAAAAAGAGGGTCATTTGGATCCAATAGATAGGTTCTGAAACGAAAAGGAActgaataaatataagaaaacaaattacaaaatagatatgtagatgaagtattagagagatggatagatagataaatggatgaataaatagatagatggataaacaggaagagggaactgaataaatataagaaaaaaattacaaaatagatatatatatgaagtattagggagatggatagatagataaatggatgaataaatagatagatggataaacaggaagagggaactgaataaatataaataagaaaaagaatacaaaatagataaggagatgaagtattagggagatggatagatagataaatggatgaataaatagatagatggataaacaggaagagggaactgaataaatataaataagaaaaagaatacaaaatagataaggagatgaagtattagggagatggatagatagataaatggatgaataaatagatagatggataaacaggaagagggaactgaataaatataaataagaaaaaaaatacaaaatagatatatatatgaagtattagggagatggatagatagataaatggatgaataaatagatagatggataaacaggaagagggaactgaataaatataaataagaaaaagaatatacaaatatagataaatggagatgAAGTattagggagatggatagatagataaatggatgaataaatagatagatggataaacaggaagagggaactgaataaatataaataagaaaaaaaatacaaaatagatatagagatgaagtattagagagatggatagatagataaatggatgaataaatagatagatggataaacaggaagagggaactgaataaatataaataagaaaaaaaatacaaaatagatatagagatgaagTATTagggagatgggtagatagataaatggatgaataaatagatagatggataaacaggaagagggaactgaataaatataaataagaaaaaaaaatacaaaatagatatgtagatgaagtattagagagatggatagatagataaatggatgaataaatagatagatggataaacaggaagagggaactgaataaatataagtaagaaagaaattacaaaatagatatagagatgaagtattagggagatggatagatagataaatagataaatagatagatagatagatgaataaacaggtagatggatgagtaaacagatagatatataaataaacagatagatggatgaatagatagataaataaatgaatgaacagatagatggatgaatagataaataaatagatgaacaaacagatagatagatgagtaaatagatagatagatgaataaacaggaagatagatgaatagatagatggatatatagatacataaatggatggataaatagatagatggataaacaggaagatggaactgaataaatataaataagaaaaaaaatacaaaatagatttAGAGATGAAGTattagggagatggatagatagataaatagatagatagatagatgaataaacaggtagatggatgagtaaatagatagacagataaataaacagatagatggatgaatagatagatagatggataaacagaaagagggaactaattaaatataaataagaaaaaaaaaatacaaaatagatatatagatgaagtattagagagatggatagatgaataaacagatagatagagattaataaccagatagatagggatgaataaacagatagatagatggataaatagatatatagatgggatgagtaaataaatagatagatgaataaacaggtagatggatgagtaaatagatagatagataaataaacagatagatggatgaatagatagataaatagatgaataaacagatagatggatgaatagatagataaatagatgaataaacagatagatggatgaatagatagatagatagatgagtaaacaggaagatagatgaatacatagatggatatatagatagatatatagatggatgaataaatagatagatggataaacaggaagagggaactgaataaatataaataagaaaaacaaaatactaaatagatatatagatgaagtattagagagatggatagatagataaatagatgaataaacagatagataaagatgaataaacatatagatagatggataaatagatatatagatgggatgagtaaataaatagatagatgaaaaaacagGTAGATggatgagtaaatagatagatagataaataaacagatagatggatgaatagatagataaatagatgaataaacagatagatggatgaatagatagatagatagatgaataaacaggaagatagacggatagatagatggatatatagatagatatatagatggatgaataaatagatagatggataaacaggaagagggaactgaataaatataaataagaaaaacaaaatactaaatagatacatagatgaagtattagagagatggatagatagataaaatagatgaataaacagatatatagatgaatatatagatatatagatgggtgaataaatagattgatgaataaacaGGTAGATGGATGAGTAAAtcatcattcattcactcacccccAAACTCACCTTGAATACTGGTCCGGGAAATTGACCCATCTTGACATCCGTGTTATGTTCGCCTCAGGGTACAATCTGTCAAAAAATGAAGTTGACATtaatactttcttttttgtttgtttgtttttgtttgcttgattgtctgtttgtcttttttaatgttttcgcTGTCGGTATAATTCATGTGATGGCGGTgaaagatgacgatgacgatgatggttccacaatttgaaaaataaataaaatagacaataaaaagtaataataacacattccaaccctaataaataaataaataaataaacaaatgcataaccCAACGCAACAGAAGCCCCGCTCCTGCCCCGCCAAAACCCGATGTTCATTTGTCTCCCGGTCAGCCACGCGCCAAACGACACTCTTTGACATTATGCCAAACCGAGCTTTTCCACCTATGACAGCAGAGTCCGGATTCCCGCCACTGATTATGGAGACGAAGTAGAC
This genomic interval carries:
- the LOC113827051 gene encoding uncharacterized protein isoform X1; this translates as MSTSFFDRLYPEANITRMSRWVNFPDQYSRTYLLDPNDPLFLKIGSAFIQEITSEFGTDHIYNCDTFNEMTPASNDPAYLKSVGAAIYGGMSHADPDAIWVMQGWIFFKDPNFWKVEQSRALLTSVPIVSSCSERVLGFA
- the LOC113827051 gene encoding uncharacterized protein isoform X2, whose amino-acid sequence is MSTSFFDRLYPEANITRMSRWVNFPDQYSRTYLLDPNDPLFLKIGSAFIQEITSEFGTDHIYNCDTFNEMTPASNDPAYLKSVGAAIYGGMSHADPDAIWVMQGWIFYNAQQFWHTEQAKALLTSVPIVSAKY